One segment of Clostridium ljungdahlii DSM 13528 DNA contains the following:
- a CDS encoding M18 family aminopeptidase, which translates to MKNYEIEQAEELINYIYESPTSFHAVKNAISELKKFGFVEIKEEEALKIKKCGKYFVTKNQSALIAFTVGKGELENEGFRIIGAHTDSPSFRVKPNSDIEVEGAYVKLNTEVYGGPILNTWMDRPLSLAGRIVLKGKDSFHPEIKLLNIKRPLMIIPNLAIHMNRNINSGVELNRQKHMLPLLALVNDKFKQGHYLTQIISEELSVPEEDILDFDLFLYEFEKGSIIGADQEFISSGRLDDLSMVYSGIKAISNSKIKNTTNVMVCFDNEEVGSTTKQGANSPMLLSILERIAFNLGKSKDDFYRAISKSFIISCDLGHALHPNYGEKSDPVNRPIINKGPIIKISASQSYTTDAVSSAIYKNICCKAGVPVQVFVNRSDERGGSTIGPISSSHINMMSLDMGLAILSMHSVRELGGIKDYVYALESFNKFYDL; encoded by the coding sequence ATGAAAAATTATGAAATTGAACAGGCAGAGGAACTTATAAATTATATTTATGAAAGTCCAACTTCCTTTCATGCAGTAAAAAATGCTATATCTGAACTTAAAAAATTTGGATTTGTAGAAATTAAAGAGGAAGAAGCTTTAAAAATAAAAAAATGTGGTAAATATTTTGTAACTAAAAATCAATCTGCCCTTATTGCTTTTACAGTTGGAAAAGGTGAACTTGAAAATGAGGGGTTTAGAATAATAGGAGCCCATACTGATTCACCCAGCTTTAGAGTAAAGCCAAATTCAGACATAGAAGTAGAAGGTGCTTATGTAAAGCTAAATACAGAAGTGTATGGAGGCCCTATATTAAATACATGGATGGACAGACCTCTTTCATTAGCAGGAAGGATTGTTCTAAAAGGTAAAGACTCCTTTCATCCTGAAATAAAACTTTTAAACATAAAAAGACCTCTCATGATAATACCAAACTTAGCAATACATATGAATAGGAATATAAATTCAGGTGTTGAATTAAATAGACAAAAGCATATGCTCCCTCTTTTAGCACTAGTAAATGACAAATTCAAGCAGGGGCATTACCTTACTCAAATTATAAGCGAAGAACTTTCAGTACCCGAAGAAGACATATTGGATTTTGACTTATTCCTATATGAATTTGAAAAAGGCAGCATAATAGGAGCTGACCAGGAATTTATATCCTCAGGAAGACTGGACGATTTAAGCATGGTTTATTCAGGAATAAAAGCAATTTCAAATAGCAAGATTAAAAATACTACAAATGTAATGGTATGCTTTGACAATGAAGAAGTAGGGAGCACCACAAAACAAGGTGCAAATTCACCTATGCTCTTGTCTATATTAGAAAGAATAGCTTTCAATCTTGGTAAAAGCAAAGATGATTTTTACAGAGCTATATCAAAATCATTTATAATATCCTGTGATTTGGGTCACGCACTGCATCCAAATTATGGAGAGAAATCTGATCCTGTAAACAGACCTATTATAAATAAAGGCCCTATTATAAAAATAAGTGCCAGCCAGAGCTATACTACAGACGCTGTATCCAGTGCCATATATAAAAATATATGCTGCAAGGCTGGAGTTCCTGTTCAAGTATTTGTGAATCGGTCAGATGAAAGAGGAGGTTCAACTATAGGTCCAATATCTTCAAGTCATATAAACATGATGTCCTTAGACATGGGCTTAGCTATATTATCTATGCATTCTGTAAGAGAATTAGGTGGCATAAAAGATTATGTGTATGCCTTAGAATCCTTTAATAAATTTTACGATCTATAA
- a CDS encoding GtrA family protein codes for MILSLLGRKKQFIKYATSGTLNTIITLVIYNLLIKVNVDYIVSNTMAYIFGVANGFVLNKIWVFKADGRVSALLTKFVIVNLISLIFSTAILFCLINNLYINEILAQVIATIITGIVNYILNKLWTFS; via the coding sequence ATGATTCTAAGTTTATTAGGTAGAAAAAAACAATTTATAAAATATGCTACTTCAGGAACTTTAAATACGATTATAACATTGGTTATTTATAATTTACTCATTAAGGTTAATGTTGATTATATAGTTTCAAACACTATGGCGTATATTTTTGGAGTTGCCAATGGATTTGTCTTAAATAAGATATGGGTATTTAAAGCTGATGGGAGAGTAAGTGCTTTACTTACGAAATTTGTTATTGTAAATTTAATTTCACTTATTTTTAGTACTGCAATTTTATTTTGTCTGATCAACAATTTATATATCAATGAAATATTAGCTCAGGTGATAGCAACTATTATTACTGGAATAGTTAACTATATATTAAATAAGTTATGGACATTTTCTTGA
- a CDS encoding adenylosuccinate synthase translates to MSAFIVLGSQWGDEGKGKMTDYLAKGADVVVRFQGGNNAGHTVEVGDKQYKLHLVPSGILYKDKVNVIGNGVVLDPKALFEEMDYLKDLGVDISPENLIISDRAQLIMPYHKILDGIKERARGKKDIGTTGKGIGPCYTDKMERSGIRVCDLMHQNIFEENLKENLKIKNDIITKVYGEKALDFDTIYNEYIDYAKKLAPYVKDISVEVYNSIKGGKKVLFEGAQGTLLDIDYGTYPYVTSSSTIAGGVCIGSGIGPTMITGAVGIAKAYTTRVGKGPFPTELFDKTGEWIRENGHEYGVTTGRARRCGWLDLVILKTSSRVSGLTSFAITKIDTLAGLERVKACVGYKFNGKVIDYVPASLEDLAKCEPVYEEFEGWGREIENAKTYDELPQNAKKYLNRIEEFTGTKVSIVSVGPRRDQTIDVSEI, encoded by the coding sequence ATGTCAGCATTTATTGTTTTAGGATCCCAATGGGGTGATGAAGGAAAAGGAAAGATGACAGATTATCTTGCAAAAGGGGCAGATGTTGTTGTCAGATTTCAAGGTGGAAATAATGCAGGTCATACAGTTGAAGTAGGAGATAAGCAATATAAACTTCATCTTGTACCATCTGGAATATTGTATAAAGATAAGGTGAATGTAATTGGAAATGGAGTAGTGCTTGATCCAAAAGCATTATTTGAAGAAATGGATTATTTAAAAGACCTAGGAGTAGACATATCACCTGAAAATTTAATAATAAGTGATAGAGCCCAACTTATTATGCCGTACCATAAGATATTAGACGGTATAAAAGAGAGAGCAAGAGGTAAAAAAGATATAGGAACTACAGGAAAAGGAATTGGACCGTGCTATACGGATAAAATGGAAAGAAGCGGCATAAGGGTTTGTGACCTTATGCACCAGAACATATTTGAAGAAAACCTAAAAGAAAATTTAAAAATAAAGAATGACATAATAACTAAGGTTTATGGAGAAAAGGCTCTTGACTTTGATACTATATACAATGAATATATTGATTATGCAAAGAAATTAGCCCCTTATGTTAAAGATATATCTGTAGAAGTATATAATAGTATAAAAGGTGGAAAAAAGGTATTATTTGAAGGTGCACAGGGTACTTTGCTAGATATAGATTATGGAACTTATCCTTATGTTACATCTTCAAGCACTATTGCTGGTGGAGTATGTATTGGTTCAGGAATAGGACCTACTATGATAACAGGAGCAGTAGGTATTGCAAAGGCGTATACTACAAGAGTAGGAAAAGGACCTTTCCCTACAGAGCTTTTTGACAAAACAGGAGAATGGATTAGGGAAAATGGTCATGAATATGGAGTTACTACAGGAAGAGCTAGAAGATGTGGATGGCTAGATCTAGTAATACTTAAGACTAGCAGCAGAGTTTCTGGACTTACAAGCTTTGCTATTACAAAAATAGATACTTTAGCAGGACTTGAAAGGGTAAAAGCATGTGTAGGATATAAATTTAATGGAAAAGTTATAGACTACGTACCTGCAAGTTTAGAAGATTTAGCTAAATGTGAACCTGTATATGAAGAATTTGAAGGTTGGGGCAGGGAAATAGAAAATGCCAAAACTTATGACGAGTTACCACAGAATGCTAAAAAATATTTAAATAGAATAGAAGAATTTACGGGAACAAAAGTATCTATAGTATCTGTTGGACCAAGAAGAGATCAGACAATAGATGTAAGTGAAATATAA
- a CDS encoding FAD:protein FMN transferase: protein MLRNGEKYSSQIKFHVLKLIVCLSFILLLSSCSYNNTSNNQLYEKNIITMDTPMDLKAYGPNAQKAVDESVKKLYQLNDMASTTVNSSDIMKINNASGKNYVKVHPEIIKMINLSQKYSKISNKWDITVGPLVNLWGIGTDKARLPSDSEIKSKLPLVGYDKIKVDEKNKSVMLTQPGMALDLGGIAKGFAADEVLKIYKKYNIKNGFIDLGSSSIYAVGKNESNSPWGIGIKNPRGDDMLGTVKLSNEGLSTSGDYERYFIKNGKRYHHILDPSTGYPVDNGVMSVTVIVDNNISDSNTIADIMSLLVFELGPKDGVNLVNKMPGISCEVTTKDTKIYTSSKFKDKFSDLNKNFKMAN, encoded by the coding sequence ATGTTACGAAATGGTGAAAAATACAGTTCACAGATAAAATTCCATGTTTTAAAACTAATAGTTTGTTTGTCATTCATTTTACTACTTAGTTCATGTTCTTACAATAATACTTCTAATAATCAGCTTTATGAAAAAAACATAATAACGATGGATACGCCAATGGATTTAAAAGCCTATGGGCCTAATGCTCAAAAAGCAGTAGATGAAAGTGTTAAAAAATTGTATCAACTAAATGATATGGCAAGTACTACTGTAAATAGCAGCGATATTATGAAAATTAACAATGCTTCAGGCAAAAATTATGTAAAGGTTCATCCTGAAATAATTAAAATGATAAACCTCTCACAAAAATATTCAAAAATAAGTAATAAATGGGATATTACAGTAGGTCCTCTAGTAAATCTATGGGGAATAGGTACCGACAAAGCAAGACTACCATCTGATTCAGAAATTAAATCTAAATTACCACTGGTCGGATATGATAAGATTAAAGTTGATGAAAAAAATAAGAGTGTTATGCTAACACAGCCCGGCATGGCCTTAGATTTAGGCGGAATTGCCAAAGGTTTTGCTGCCGATGAAGTATTAAAGATTTACAAAAAATATAATATAAAAAACGGTTTTATAGATTTAGGTTCAAGTTCTATATATGCAGTTGGTAAAAATGAAAGTAATTCCCCTTGGGGAATAGGAATTAAAAACCCTAGAGGTGATGATATGTTAGGTACAGTTAAACTATCAAACGAAGGATTATCTACCTCAGGTGATTATGAAAGATATTTTATAAAAAATGGTAAAAGATATCACCATATACTTGATCCTTCAACAGGATATCCTGTAGATAATGGAGTTATGAGTGTAACTGTTATAGTTGACAATAATATCTCTGATAGTAATACCATAGCCGACATCATGTCTCTTCTTGTATTTGAATTAGGCCCCAAAGATGGTGTGAACCTTGTAAACAAAATGCCTGGTATATCTTGTGAAGTAACTACTAAAGATACTAAAATTTACACATCATCAAAGTTTAAAGATAAATTTTCTGATTTAAATAAAAATTTTAAAATGGCAAACTAA
- a CDS encoding cupin domain-containing protein codes for MNNLMRNIEFSKVLNLKDLISYQEGQVISKTIAQIPTSNITLFSLDKGEGISTHVTSGDAMVQILDGTAEITIGGNVFILKSGETIIMPSDIPHGLKAVEKFKMLLTVVKY; via the coding sequence ATGAACAATTTAATGAGGAACATAGAATTTTCAAAAGTGCTTAATTTAAAAGATCTTATCTCTTATCAAGAAGGTCAGGTTATAAGCAAAACTATAGCACAAATTCCTACTTCAAATATTACTTTATTTTCACTAGACAAAGGTGAAGGTATAAGCACGCATGTGACTTCTGGCGATGCTATGGTTCAAATACTAGATGGCACAGCTGAAATTACAATAGGTGGTAATGTTTTTATTTTAAAATCAGGTGAAACTATAATAATGCCTTCTGACATCCCTCATGGACTAAAAGCTGTAGAAAAATTCAAAATGCTTTTAACAGTAGTAAAATATTAA
- a CDS encoding aspartate ammonia-lyase, which produces MNFRVEKDLLGEKEVEASSYFGINTERALENFNLQNKTINLNLVKEIALIKKAAALVNKDLGELKIEKADAIIKASEEVIGGKFDNQFKLSAFQGGAGTSTNMNVNEVIANRAIEILGGEKGNYSLVHPLNDVNMSQSTNDVYPTALRIAAIRRIRKLSSCLSDLQEELQVKENDFSDILKLGRTQLMDALPMMVGQGFGAYAKAIARDRWRIYKVEERLREINIGGTAIGTGLNATNKFIYKITDVLQDLTGLGIARSDYPMDVTQNCDVFVEVSGLLKSLACNLLKISNDLRLLNSGPFGGIGEIILPKVQAGSTIMPGKVNPVIAEMVAQVSMRVISNDTAITMASSSGQLELNAFTPLIAECLLESLELLERTVTLFREKCINGIKVNEENCKKNLENSTALVTALVHYIGYDKASELAKKALKNHKTIREILYEEKILPKEKIDEIINPYQLTKPGIPGK; this is translated from the coding sequence GTGAACTTTAGAGTAGAAAAAGATTTACTTGGAGAAAAGGAAGTTGAAGCCTCTTCCTATTTTGGTATTAATACTGAAAGAGCTTTAGAAAATTTTAATTTACAGAACAAAACTATTAATTTAAATTTAGTTAAAGAAATTGCACTCATAAAAAAAGCAGCTGCCCTAGTCAATAAAGATTTAGGAGAACTTAAAATTGAAAAAGCCGATGCCATAATTAAAGCTAGTGAAGAAGTTATCGGCGGCAAATTTGACAATCAATTTAAGTTAAGTGCATTTCAAGGTGGAGCCGGCACATCCACAAATATGAATGTAAATGAAGTCATAGCAAATAGAGCTATAGAAATACTTGGCGGCGAAAAGGGAAACTATTCATTAGTACATCCTTTAAATGATGTTAATATGTCTCAATCCACAAATGACGTTTATCCTACTGCTCTTAGAATCGCAGCTATACGACGCATAAGAAAACTAAGCAGTTGCCTGTCCGATCTTCAGGAAGAACTTCAAGTTAAAGAAAACGATTTTTCAGATATATTGAAATTAGGTAGAACTCAGCTAATGGATGCGCTTCCCATGATGGTAGGACAAGGTTTTGGGGCTTACGCCAAAGCAATCGCTCGAGATAGATGGAGAATATATAAAGTAGAAGAAAGACTCAGGGAAATCAACATAGGCGGTACCGCTATAGGTACAGGCCTTAATGCAACTAATAAATTTATATATAAGATAACCGATGTACTTCAAGACTTAACCGGTCTTGGAATTGCCCGTTCCGATTATCCTATGGATGTTACTCAAAATTGCGATGTATTTGTTGAGGTCTCAGGACTTTTAAAGTCCCTAGCCTGCAACCTTTTAAAAATCTCAAATGATTTAAGGCTTTTAAATTCAGGACCTTTTGGAGGAATAGGAGAAATCATTCTTCCAAAGGTACAAGCAGGTTCTACTATTATGCCAGGAAAAGTAAATCCAGTCATAGCTGAAATGGTGGCACAAGTAAGTATGAGAGTAATATCAAACGACACAGCAATTACTATGGCCAGCAGTTCAGGTCAATTGGAGTTAAATGCATTCACTCCTCTCATTGCAGAATGTCTACTTGAATCTCTAGAACTTTTAGAAAGAACAGTTACACTATTTAGAGAAAAGTGCATTAACGGAATCAAAGTAAATGAAGAAAATTGTAAAAAAAATCTTGAAAATTCCACAGCACTGGTAACTGCATTAGTACATTACATAGGTTATGATAAAGCTAGTGAGCTTGCAAAGAAAGCCTTAAAAAATCATAAAACTATAAGAGAAATTCTATATGAAGAAAAAATACTGCCTAAGGAAAAAATAGATGAAATAATAAATCCATATCAGCTGACAAAACCAGGTATACCTGGCAAATAA
- a CDS encoding NAD(P)/FAD-dependent oxidoreductase: MKEKYDVIIVGAGPAGIFTALEVTKLNKNLSVLIIDKGRNIEDRKCPARINGKCVNCNPCGITSGWSGAGAFSDGKLSLSPEVGGRILEYFSEDECKRLIKYCDDIYLNFGANKVVYGLNNENIDKIKYEASKYNIRLIQCPVRHLGTELAYEVLKKMYYHLLNNTNTEFSELTTVDEILVEGDSVIGVCVENKDGKKKVLADNVVVAPGRGGAEWFSNQSKKLKLRTTNNAVDIGVRVEVPNSIMDHLTKDLYEAKLVYYSDTFDNKVRTFCMNPGGVVSEEHYDGTIAVVNGHSYEEKELRTENTNFAMLVSTSFTEPFNQPITYGKYIAKLGNMLTGNGIMVQRLGDLLNGRRTDYSRLKKSTTIPTLKSAVPGDLSYVLPQRYLTSIVEALKAFNNVAPGLYSKNTLLYGVEVKFYSSKFDTNDKFETPIKNLYAIGDGAGITRGLMQASVTGVVVGRDIVSK; encoded by the coding sequence TTGAAAGAAAAATATGATGTAATAATAGTTGGAGCTGGTCCTGCGGGAATATTTACTGCTTTAGAAGTTACAAAGCTTAACAAAAATCTAAGTGTACTTATAATTGATAAAGGCAGAAATATAGAGGATAGAAAGTGTCCGGCTAGGATAAATGGAAAGTGTGTAAATTGCAATCCATGTGGTATCACTTCTGGCTGGTCAGGTGCAGGAGCTTTTTCTGATGGAAAGCTTTCTTTAAGCCCAGAAGTCGGGGGTAGAATTTTAGAGTATTTTTCAGAAGATGAATGTAAAAGGTTAATAAAATATTGTGATGATATATATTTAAATTTTGGAGCTAACAAGGTTGTATATGGATTAAACAATGAAAATATAGATAAGATAAAATATGAAGCAAGCAAATATAATATTCGTCTTATACAGTGTCCTGTTAGGCACCTGGGAACAGAGTTAGCCTATGAAGTACTGAAAAAAATGTATTACCATCTTTTGAATAACACAAACACTGAATTTAGTGAACTTACTACAGTAGATGAGATATTGGTAGAAGGTGATAGTGTAATTGGAGTTTGTGTGGAGAACAAGGATGGTAAGAAAAAGGTTTTAGCAGATAATGTAGTAGTTGCTCCAGGCAGGGGTGGTGCAGAATGGTTTTCAAATCAATCCAAAAAGTTAAAATTAAGAACTACAAATAATGCTGTAGATATAGGTGTTCGAGTTGAAGTACCAAATTCAATAATGGATCATTTGACTAAAGACTTATATGAAGCCAAACTTGTATATTATTCTGATACTTTTGATAATAAGGTTAGAACTTTTTGCATGAATCCAGGTGGTGTAGTATCAGAAGAGCACTATGATGGCACCATAGCAGTTGTAAATGGGCATAGTTATGAAGAAAAAGAATTGAGAACAGAAAATACAAACTTTGCAATGCTCGTTTCTACATCCTTTACGGAGCCCTTCAACCAACCTATAACCTATGGTAAGTATATTGCAAAGCTTGGAAATATGCTTACTGGAAATGGCATAATGGTGCAAAGGCTGGGAGATTTATTAAATGGAAGAAGGACTGATTATTCAAGACTTAAAAAATCTACTACTATTCCAACTTTAAAATCAGCAGTGCCTGGAGACTTAAGTTATGTTTTGCCTCAGAGATATCTTACATCTATAGTCGAGGCACTAAAAGCTTTTAATAATGTTGCACCAGGACTTTATAGTAAAAATACACTTTTGTATGGAGTGGAGGTAAAATTCTATTCTAGTAAATTTGATACAAATGATAAGTTTGAAACTCCTATAAAGAATTTATATGCCATAGGAGATGGTGCAGGTATTACAAGAGGACTTATGCAGGCATCAGTAACAGGTGTAGTAGTTGGAAGAGACATAGTTAGCAAGTAA
- a CDS encoding LysR family transcriptional regulator, which translates to MDIKQLKYFLAIAKEKNITKAAEKLYMAQPPLSYQLKLLEEELGVKLIERNTHKIQLTDVGKRLQYRAQQMLKLMETTEKELKDINEGLQGTLSIGTVPSSGAALLPDRIQKFYKKYPGIDFQIWDGDTHRILDLLKSGIIEIGIIRTPFNGEIFESICLPKESMVAASSSLNWNEKQNYMEMTELANKSLVIDRRFENFIVKACRKEGFEPKIICRGDDVRSILLWASTGIGTAIVPEAAIGLIPNSNLNYKKIELVSVETQTAIIWMKNQYLSSAARHFLKTFKV; encoded by the coding sequence ATGGACATCAAACAGTTAAAATATTTTCTTGCAATTGCAAAAGAGAAAAATATAACGAAAGCTGCTGAAAAGCTATATATGGCTCAACCTCCACTTAGCTATCAATTGAAATTACTTGAGGAGGAGTTGGGTGTTAAGCTTATAGAGAGAAATACTCACAAAATACAATTAACAGATGTAGGCAAGAGATTACAATACCGTGCCCAGCAAATGTTAAAATTAATGGAAACTACTGAAAAAGAATTAAAAGATATAAATGAAGGTCTCCAAGGAACATTATCAATTGGTACAGTACCATCTTCAGGAGCAGCACTTTTACCAGATAGAATTCAGAAATTTTATAAAAAATATCCAGGCATTGATTTTCAAATATGGGATGGAGATACTCATAGAATATTAGATTTACTAAAGAGTGGAATAATAGAAATTGGAATTATACGAACACCATTTAATGGAGAAATTTTTGAATCTATATGTTTACCAAAGGAGTCAATGGTAGCTGCTAGTAGCAGTTTAAATTGGAATGAAAAACAGAATTATATGGAGATGACTGAGCTTGCAAATAAATCTCTAGTAATAGACAGGAGATTTGAAAATTTTATAGTTAAGGCATGCCGTAAGGAAGGATTTGAACCTAAAATTATTTGCAGAGGAGATGATGTCAGGTCAATATTATTGTGGGCAAGTACTGGAATAGGAACAGCTATTGTACCTGAGGCTGCTATTGGACTTATTCCCAATTCAAATTTGAATTATAAGAAAATTGAACTAGTTTCTGTAGAAACACAGACAGCTATAATATGGATGAAAAATCAATATTTGTCTTCAGCAGCCAGACACTTTTTAAAAACATTTAAGGTGTAA
- the hydF gene encoding [FeFe] hydrogenase H-cluster maturation GTPase HydF, with product MSLNETPRSVRTHIALFGKRNAGKSSIINALTGQDIAIVSDVRGTTTDPVYKSMEILPIGPCVIIDTAGLDDEGELGELRKEKTLSVLNKTDISIIVIDSTVGITDYDESIINQIKNKKIPLIGVLNKIDAADIKDLDVEHMKKELKIPIVKVSALKRKGILELKNQIIAAQPQSEDKFKVIGDLINPGDFVVLVTPIDKAAPKGRLILPQQQTIRDILESDATAVVTKEFELRETLQNLGKKPKIVVTDSQAFLKVAADTPKDILMTSFSILFARCKGDLVELIKGVKAVKKLEDGDKVLIAEGCTHHRQSDDIGKVKIPRWIRQITGKKIDFEFSSGVSFTEEIKKYALVVHCGACMLNRAAMLYRINTAKELNVPIVNYGILIAYVQGILDRALKPFPLAKMAWDDEN from the coding sequence ATGAGTTTAAATGAAACACCTCGCTCAGTAAGAACACATATAGCACTCTTTGGCAAAAGGAATGCAGGCAAATCAAGTATTATAAACGCCTTAACAGGACAAGATATAGCCATTGTATCAGATGTAAGGGGTACTACTACAGATCCAGTCTATAAATCTATGGAGATACTTCCCATAGGCCCCTGTGTAATAATAGATACCGCAGGTCTTGATGATGAGGGCGAGCTCGGCGAACTTAGAAAAGAAAAAACATTAAGTGTTTTAAATAAAACTGACATATCAATAATTGTAATAGATTCAACTGTTGGAATTACAGATTATGACGAGTCTATAATAAATCAAATAAAAAATAAAAAAATTCCCCTTATAGGAGTCTTAAACAAAATCGATGCTGCTGATATAAAAGATTTAGATGTAGAACATATGAAAAAAGAACTCAAAATACCAATTGTAAAAGTATCTGCACTTAAAAGAAAAGGTATACTTGAGTTAAAAAATCAAATAATAGCTGCGCAACCTCAAAGTGAAGATAAATTTAAAGTAATTGGTGATTTAATAAACCCTGGAGACTTTGTGGTTCTTGTAACTCCAATAGATAAAGCAGCTCCTAAAGGAAGACTTATTCTCCCTCAGCAGCAAACCATAAGAGATATACTGGAAAGTGATGCTACTGCAGTGGTAACTAAAGAATTCGAACTTAGAGAAACCTTACAAAACCTAGGGAAAAAACCTAAAATAGTAGTTACAGATTCTCAGGCATTTTTAAAAGTAGCAGCAGATACCCCAAAAGATATATTGATGACTTCCTTCTCCATCCTATTTGCAAGATGCAAAGGAGACCTAGTAGAACTTATAAAAGGAGTAAAAGCTGTAAAAAAATTAGAAGATGGAGACAAAGTACTTATTGCAGAAGGCTGCACTCACCATAGACAATCTGATGATATAGGTAAAGTAAAAATTCCTAGATGGATACGACAAATTACCGGTAAAAAAATAGATTTCGAATTTTCATCTGGCGTTTCTTTTACAGAAGAAATAAAGAAATATGCCTTAGTAGTTCACTGCGGTGCTTGCATGTTAAATAGAGCCGCAATGCTTTATAGAATAAATACTGCAAAAGAGCTTAATGTCCCTATTGTAAACTATGGCATACTTATTGCATATGTCCAAGGTATACTAGATAGAGCTTTAAAACCATTTCCACTAGCTAAAATGGCATGGGATGATGAAAATTGA
- a CDS encoding Nramp family divalent metal transporter has product MKKKNKFLLILSIIGPGLITVNAGNDAGGITTYATVGASYGYNMLWGLLLITFSLSVIQEMNARMAVVTGKGLSDLIRENFSVKLAFFAMIILFVANFGVCVGDFAGIAASMDMFGINKYISVPIMAFVVWFLITKGSYSNIEKIFLAFTFVFFSYIITCFIEKPDWNHVIRATFTPTLKFDSGFILAFIGMIGTTITPYMQFYLQSSVVDKGLQIKDYKYEKLDVYLGSIWGNLVAFFIIICTAVTLYKAGIKIDSASQAAQALKPLAGNYASILFGVGLFGASVLACMVIPLSTSYAICECFGLESGLDHKYKESPAFYGIFTFMIIFSSIIVLIPNVSLVGVMLITQQLAGILCPIILIFMVLLTNNKELMGEYVNNGLQNIIIWVTVIFIIVLSVILFVSPFIKI; this is encoded by the coding sequence ATGAAAAAGAAAAATAAATTTTTATTGATATTAAGCATAATTGGTCCTGGATTAATTACAGTAAATGCTGGAAATGATGCAGGAGGTATTACTACTTATGCGACTGTTGGAGCATCCTATGGTTACAACATGCTTTGGGGATTGTTATTAATAACATTTAGCTTGTCTGTTATACAGGAAATGAATGCTAGAATGGCTGTTGTGACAGGAAAGGGACTTTCTGATTTAATCAGAGAAAATTTTAGCGTTAAGCTTGCTTTTTTTGCAATGATAATTTTATTTGTTGCTAATTTTGGTGTTTGTGTAGGTGATTTTGCTGGTATAGCTGCTAGCATGGATATGTTTGGAATAAATAAATATATTTCTGTTCCTATAATGGCGTTTGTTGTTTGGTTTCTTATTACAAAAGGGTCTTATTCAAATATAGAAAAGATATTTTTAGCTTTTACATTTGTGTTTTTTTCTTATATAATAACTTGTTTTATAGAAAAACCAGATTGGAATCATGTAATAAGAGCAACTTTTACTCCTACTTTAAAATTTGACAGTGGATTTATTTTGGCATTTATAGGAATGATAGGTACTACAATTACACCATATATGCAGTTTTATCTTCAATCTTCTGTAGTAGATAAGGGATTGCAAATAAAAGACTATAAATATGAAAAATTAGATGTATATTTAGGTTCCATTTGGGGAAATTTGGTTGCATTTTTTATAATAATATGTACTGCTGTTACCTTATACAAAGCAGGAATAAAAATAGATAGTGCCAGCCAAGCTGCACAGGCACTTAAGCCGCTAGCAGGAAACTATGCGTCGATCCTCTTTGGAGTTGGACTTTTCGGAGCATCTGTGCTTGCATGTATGGTTATTCCATTGTCTACTTCATATGCAATATGCGAGTGCTTTGGACTTGAAAGCGGATTAGATCATAAGTATAAGGAATCACCTGCTTTTTATGGTATTTTTACTTTTATGATAATATTTAGTTCAATAATAGTATTGATACCTAATGTATCATTAGTAGGGGTTATGCTTATTACCCAACAGCTTGCAGGAATTTTATGTCCTATTATATTAATATTTATGGTATTACTTACTAATAACAAAGAACTTATGGGTGAGTATGTTAACAATGGATTACAAAATATTATTATATGGGTAACAGTAATATTTATAATTGTTCTTTCAGTAATTCTTTTTGTTTCACCTTTTATTAAAATTTAG